Part of the Labrenzia sp. PHM005 genome is shown below.
CAGCACCGCTGGATCTTTATGAGCGGCCGACCAACACCTTTGTGTCCGACTTTGTTGGCAAAACCAATCTGATCACCGGCATCGCGTGCGGCGAGGATACGATTACGGTTGATGGTCAGGTGCTGTCTGCGCCTGGTCACGGGCATCCCAAAGGCGATGGCGTCACCTTGTCGATCCGCCCGGAAAAATTCGTTCTGTCAGCCGACGGCGACGGCCATGTGGCCACCATCCGCGCAGCCATCTTCATGGGGTCTAGCTGGCTCTACAGAGTTGACAGTCCGATGGGCGAATTGTTCGTCGCGCAGACCAACACTGGCGCACCGGGCTTTGCCCGCGGTCAATCTGCACGCCTTAGCTGGCCTGCAGACGCCATGACCTTGTTTGCCGAGGCTGCATGATGACGACCTCGCGTTTGACTTCTTATCTAATGACCGGCCCTGGGGTGGTCTTTTTTGCGGCGCTGCTCGGTGTGCCGATGGTGCTGACATTCCTGCTCAGTCTACACGCTTACGATTTCACTGCAGGCGTTCTGCCGGGTTGGACGCTGGCCAATTACGCAGACGTTTTGGGAGATCCTTATTTTCACAAGATCTTCGCCCGAACCTTCGGTCTTGCGCTCTTGGTGACGATCATTTGTGTGTTGATCGGGGCTCCCGAAGCCTACGTTCTGTCCCGGCTGAGTAATCCTTGGCGGTCGATTTTCCTGTTGGTCGTTCTTGGACCTCTGCTGATTTCCGTTGTTGTGCGCACTCTCGGGTGGGCACTGTTTTTCGGCGGCAGCGGTGTGCTGACCATGGTGGCACAGGGCCTCGGGTTTTCAGACAAACCCGTCAGCCTGATGTTCACTTTCACTGGTATGACCATCGCTCTGGTACATGTTCTGGTGCCGTTTATGGTGATCTCCATTTGGGCGGCGTTGCAAAAGATCGATACCCAGAGTGAAGACGCAGCTCTAACACTGGGCGCATCCAAACTGACGGTACTTTGGCGGATCACCTTGCCGCAGGCGATGCCCGGAATCTTGTCAGGAAGCATCATCGTCTTTGCTCTGACAGCGAGTGCCTTTGCGACGCCAGCGATTATCGGCGGGCGCCGGATGAAGGTGGTGGCAACGGCCGCTTACGACGAATATCTCAGCACCCTCAATTGGCCGCTCGGTGCGACAATCGCGGTTCTGCTGCTTCTTGCAAACATCGCGATCATCGTCAGCTACAACAAGCTGATTGAGCGTCGCTTTGCCAAAATCTTCGAATAGGAGCCTGCAATGCAGCGTCTTGGGCCTGTTGCTCTGATTTTTCACGCCGTCTTTGTGGCCTTCATTCTCGCGCCATTGCTGATGGTGATCGCCGTCTCCTTCACCGACAAGGGATACCTGTCCCTGCCGACCGATGGCCTGTCTCTCAGGTGGTTCTATGCGATCCTGGAAAATCCGGATTTCATCACCGCTTTCTGGATGTCCTGCTGGCTGGCGCTTTTATCTGCCTCAATCGCCGTTGCGATTGCTGTTCCGGCTGCGCTTGCAATTGCCCGCCACCGCTTCCCGGGGCGTGATGTCATCGCAGCGTTTTTGCTGTCACCTCTGATGATCCCCCATCTGGTGCTTGGTGTCGCTTTCCTACAGTTCTATTCCAAGATCGGTATGGGCGGCACATTCGCCGGCTTGACCGCGGCCCACGTTATCCTGATCACTCCCTATGCCTTGCGTCTTGCCTTAGCATCGGCGACTGGCCTTCCGCAGGATGCGGAAAATGCAGCGCTCACACTTGGCGCATCCAAGTTGACTGTGTTCCGGCGGGTAACCTTGCCGCTCATATTGCCCGGTGTTGCAGGTGGCTGGCTTCTGTCGTTCATCACCAGTTTCGACGAGCTCACCATGAGCGTCTTCGTCGCATCGCCGGCAACCCAGACACTGCCGGTGCGGATGTATCACCACATCGCGCAAACCATTGATCCGTTGATCGCTTCGGTCTCCACCGTTCTGATTGTTCTGACCTTTGCCGTTATGCTGCTGCTCGACCGGCTCTATGGTCTCGACAAGATTTTCGTCGGAAAGGGGTAACCCATGACCACGCTGATTATTGGAGGCGGTGTGGTCGGGCTTTCCATAGCCTTCGGCCTGCTGCAACAGGGGAAGTCCGTCCTGGTTCTGGATGGCGGCGACGGCGATTTCCGGGCTTCACGCGGAAATTTCGGCCTGGTCTGGATCCAAGGCAAAGGCGTTGACTGCCCGTCCTATTCGACTTGGTCACGGCGGTCCGCCGGTCTCTGGCCAGGATATGCGAACGATTTGAAAGCTGCGTCTGGGATTGATGTATCCTTGAGCCAGAAGGGCGGTGTCGACTATTTCACCGACGAAGAAGAACTCGCAGACAAAGTCTCAGCACTTGAAGGGTTGCGAACGGCGGTTGGCGGCGATTATCCGTTCGAAGTTCTCGACCATACGGGATTGAAAAAGCTTGTACCGCAGATCGGTCCAAAAGTGGTTGGCGGGCTCTATTCGCCGATGGATGGCCACGTCAATCCGCTTCAGTTGCTCAAAGCCCTCACAATTGGCGTCAAGAGTCTCGGCGGTGACATCCGCACTGGGGCACAGGTGGTTGAGATTAAAGCTGCCGATCATGCGTTCACAGCGATTTTAGCAAGCGGAGACCATGTCGAAGGCGGAAGTATAGTCTTGTCCGCAGGCCTAGGTGCGGCCGACCTCGGTGAGAGCCTTGGTTTCAAGGCTCCGGTCCGGCCTCAACAAGGCCAGGTTCTAATCACCGAAAAACTGCCGTTTTTTCTTGAGTATCCGTCCGGCACCCTTCGACAAGTTAATGAAGGTGGCGTCCAGGTTGGCGCTTCGAAGGCAGAGATTGGCCCGGATGACAGGGAAGATCTGGAGACACTCGCCGGGCTGGCCCGACATGCAGTCGAGGTTTTTCCGCATCTTGCGAAAGCGAAGCTCGTCCGGAGCTGGGCGGCCTTGCGGGTCATGTCGCCCGATGGACTGCCGATCTATCAGCGGTCGGCCAAATATGAGGGTGCCAGGTTTGTGACTTGTCACAGCGGCATCACGCTGGCCGCAGCGCACGCGACCCTGTTGCCGGACTGGGTCATGGGCACCAATCAGGCTCCCGATCTTTCAGACTTCAGCGAGGCACGGTTTTGATGTTCGTTTCTTTTGAGCCTGATGCGGCTGAGACCGTGGTGTTTGAATTCGAAGGTCAGAAAATTTCTGCACCGCGCGGGGCCAGCGTTGCAGCAGCTCTTCTTGCATCAGGCAGGCCGAGCCTACGCGCAACCCCGGTTTCCGGAGCTCCACGCGGACCGTTCTGCATGATGGGCGCCTGTTTTGATTGCCTTGTTCAGATAGACGGTGTCACCGTTCAGGCATGCATGACATCGGTCGCAGACGGCCTCGTTGTTCAGCAAGTGCCTCGGACCATGTCAGAGACCCAATCGGATCACATGAATGGGGATGGGGGCTTTGTTGAACATGTCAAATAAGGTCTTCGATATCGCTGTCATAGGTGCCGGTCCTGCTGGCATGTCCGCAGCTTTGGAAGCGGAAAAACATGGCGCATCGGTTGTTCTGCTTGATGAGCAATCGCAGCCTGGTGGTCAGATCTACCGCAATGTTCTCACCGCGACCCGCCGCCAGTTCACGACCCTTGGTTCTGACTATGCTAAAGGCGCTGCGCTTGCTAAGCCGTTTTTAGAATCTGCTGTGATGCATCTTGCCGGGGTGTCCGTCTGGCAAGTTACGCAAGGCGGTCATATTGGCTTCAGCAAGGACGGTAAGGCAGATCAAATCAGGGCCCGGCATATAATTGTTGCAACTGGTGCAACGGAACGGCCGGTGCCGATACCAGGTTGGACGTTGCCAGGTGTATTGACTGCGGGTGCTGCCCAGATCCTTTTGAAATCGGGAGGTTTTGCAGCTCCCTCTGCCGTATTGGTTGGAGCAGGACCCTTGCTTTACCTGGTTGCAGCACAAATGGTCGCAGCCGGTTCTCCGCCAAAGGCGCTGGTCGAAACCCAGACGCAAAAAAATCTTCGGGCCGCTTTGGAACATCTTGGCGGGGCTCTTCGAGGTTGGCGCTATCTGCTGAAAGGCATTGGGCTGATCGCGCAGTTGAAGCGGGCCGGTGTTCAACGATATTCCGCCGCGACGGAGATTGAGATTTCTGGGAGTGACTGTGCCGAAGCTGTGTCTTTCAAAGCAAAGGGCAGGCACCACCGCATAGAAGCGGAAACATTTCTTGTGCATCTCGGTGTCGTTCCAAACACGCAAATCACGCGTTCTTTGCGCCTAGAACACCGGTACGATGATACACAGCGCTGCTTTAAGCCGATAAGCGATGCATACGGTCACACTTCCTCAAATGCCATAAGTATCGCTGGTGATAGCGCTGGTATTGGCGGTGCCGTTGTTGCAGCCCTATCTGGCCGGATTGCTGCGCTGGGCGCGTTACAGAAGTTAGAGATGATTGCCGAGACCACGCGCGACGAAGTGGCGAGGCCTCTTCTATTAAAGCGGGAAAAAGAGCTATCCATCCGGCCGTTCTTGGACACGGCCTATGCGCCGCCGGAAGAGATCTTACGTCCGGCTGATGGCACGATCATTTGCCGGTGTGAGGAAGTAACTGCCGGAGATATCCGGAGGTTTGCTGTGCTGGGTTGTAAAGGGCCGAACCAAGCGAAAGCCTTTGGCCGATCTGGCATGGGGCCGTGTCAGGGCCGGTTTTGCGGCTTGACGGTCACAGAAATCTTGGCCAAGGAAACGGGCCAGAGCCAAGATGAAACCGGCGCGTTTCGGATTCGGACACCTTTGAAACCGGTAACCCTTGGCGAACTGGCGGCTTATGAAGCTGAATGAAATTCCAAAGGATCAAAATGATTGAACGTCTACATACATCCGCCCGCATGAGCAAAATCGTCAAACACAATGGTGTGGCCTATCTGTGCGGACAGGTTGGGATTGCTGGAGACAGTGTCGCGGATCAAACCCGTGAATGTCTCTCCCGGGTCGAGAAACTTTTAGAAGAAGCGGGATCGTCGAAATCACAAACTCTTCAGGCGATTGTCTGGCTTGCGGACATGTCGGACTTTGCTGAGATGAATGAAGTTTGGGATGCCTGGGTGCCGGAAGGTCATGCGCCAGCACGTGCGTGCGGTGAGGCGAAACTGGCCCGGCCGGAACTTAAAGTCGAAATCATTGTGACAGCTGCTGTCTGATTTTCTTGTGTCTTCTGCTGGCTGCTCTATCTTGTCGTTGAGGCCGTTATCGCGGGGATTATCAGGATGGGGCGTCAGCAGATGTATCGGATAAGTAATCAATTGTTGTCGGCTAACCTGACAAGGATTGCCGGTTTTATTGTCGCCTATGGGTTGGTTGGTGGCACTGTTGCTGTTGCGCAGCAGGAGGTCGTTGTCGAAGGTGTTCCGGTTACGATCACCGAGCAGTCGATCAAATGCGATATCGACCCGGCTGACATTCCCAAAGATATCAGCACCAAAAGGCTTGTCGATTGCAACTCGGCCGAGGTGGTTGAAATTGATTTGCCAGATGAAAACATCAGCGCAATCAAGTTTACGATTTCACCGGACGACAAGAAAATTTCGTCCGGCGTCCGGGCGGAATTGCGGGATATGCATGTCGCCAAAAACGGGGATGAGACCTGGTACCGGTTTTCAACTCTTCTCCCAAGCGACTTTCCCGTTGAGGCAAAGCACCGTCTGGTGACGGCTCAATGGCATGAAAGGATGCGGGAAGGGCA
Proteins encoded:
- a CDS encoding ABC transporter permease is translated as MMTTSRLTSYLMTGPGVVFFAALLGVPMVLTFLLSLHAYDFTAGVLPGWTLANYADVLGDPYFHKIFARTFGLALLVTIICVLIGAPEAYVLSRLSNPWRSIFLLVVLGPLLISVVVRTLGWALFFGGSGVLTMVAQGLGFSDKPVSLMFTFTGMTIALVHVLVPFMVISIWAALQKIDTQSEDAALTLGASKLTVLWRITLPQAMPGILSGSIIVFALTASAFATPAIIGGRRMKVVATAAYDEYLSTLNWPLGATIAVLLLLANIAIIVSYNKLIERRFAKIFE
- a CDS encoding FAD-binding oxidoreductase, coding for MTTLIIGGGVVGLSIAFGLLQQGKSVLVLDGGDGDFRASRGNFGLVWIQGKGVDCPSYSTWSRRSAGLWPGYANDLKAASGIDVSLSQKGGVDYFTDEEELADKVSALEGLRTAVGGDYPFEVLDHTGLKKLVPQIGPKVVGGLYSPMDGHVNPLQLLKALTIGVKSLGGDIRTGAQVVEIKAADHAFTAILASGDHVEGGSIVLSAGLGAADLGESLGFKAPVRPQQGQVLITEKLPFFLEYPSGTLRQVNEGGVQVGASKAEIGPDDREDLETLAGLARHAVEVFPHLAKAKLVRSWAALRVMSPDGLPIYQRSAKYEGARFVTCHSGITLAAAHATLLPDWVMGTNQAPDLSDFSEARF
- a CDS encoding FAD/NAD(P)-binding oxidoreductase, with product MSNKVFDIAVIGAGPAGMSAALEAEKHGASVVLLDEQSQPGGQIYRNVLTATRRQFTTLGSDYAKGAALAKPFLESAVMHLAGVSVWQVTQGGHIGFSKDGKADQIRARHIIVATGATERPVPIPGWTLPGVLTAGAAQILLKSGGFAAPSAVLVGAGPLLYLVAAQMVAAGSPPKALVETQTQKNLRAALEHLGGALRGWRYLLKGIGLIAQLKRAGVQRYSAATEIEISGSDCAEAVSFKAKGRHHRIEAETFLVHLGVVPNTQITRSLRLEHRYDDTQRCFKPISDAYGHTSSNAISIAGDSAGIGGAVVAALSGRIAALGALQKLEMIAETTRDEVARPLLLKREKELSIRPFLDTAYAPPEEILRPADGTIICRCEEVTAGDIRRFAVLGCKGPNQAKAFGRSGMGPCQGRFCGLTVTEILAKETGQSQDETGAFRIRTPLKPVTLGELAAYEAE
- a CDS encoding heparin lyase I family protein; protein product: MYRISNQLLSANLTRIAGFIVAYGLVGGTVAVAQQEVVVEGVPVTITEQSIKCDIDPADIPKDISTKRLVDCNSAEVVEIDLPDENISAIKFTISPDDKKISSGVRAELRDMHVAKNGDETWYRFSTLLPSDFPVEAKHRLVTAQWHERMREGHDSLRPPLSHRLWDGRFVVTLWNDARIKELGTKKGDGEIVYSLPELEREVFHEYAYKIVWSPEADGELVGWKRQCRPLDVACTEGVWEEIIRYSGSTGYSDEEVDGYYFKIGLYTVTDFDVPFTAYHKGYGSGSSAEAIGLTDPIFQ
- a CDS encoding (2Fe-2S)-binding protein, whose protein sequence is MFVSFEPDAAETVVFEFEGQKISAPRGASVAAALLASGRPSLRATPVSGAPRGPFCMMGACFDCLVQIDGVTVQACMTSVADGLVVQQVPRTMSETQSDHMNGDGGFVEHVK
- a CDS encoding RidA family protein — translated: MIERLHTSARMSKIVKHNGVAYLCGQVGIAGDSVADQTRECLSRVEKLLEEAGSSKSQTLQAIVWLADMSDFAEMNEVWDAWVPEGHAPARACGEAKLARPELKVEIIVTAAV
- a CDS encoding ABC transporter permease, whose amino-acid sequence is MQRLGPVALIFHAVFVAFILAPLLMVIAVSFTDKGYLSLPTDGLSLRWFYAILENPDFITAFWMSCWLALLSASIAVAIAVPAALAIARHRFPGRDVIAAFLLSPLMIPHLVLGVAFLQFYSKIGMGGTFAGLTAAHVILITPYALRLALASATGLPQDAENAALTLGASKLTVFRRVTLPLILPGVAGGWLLSFITSFDELTMSVFVASPATQTLPVRMYHHIAQTIDPLIASVSTVLIVLTFAVMLLLDRLYGLDKIFVGKG